The DNA segment TTACGTTTTTTACTGTTGGAGAAGCTGTGACTGTCATCGTtctcatcctcatcctcatccaACAAGAACTGTTTGGGAACTTCATTGGTAACAATGGCATAAGTTGTGATAACCACATCATATTTTGCTAATACACTAGGATCTTTGGTCCTATTACCACCATGGTAGACTAAAACAGAGAGTTTGGATTCATCAGAGACCTTCTCATCAAGTTCTCTTACCCACTGCGTTACAACACTCGCGGGACAAACAACTAATGTACCAGCAGCTGGTCTCTTGTTGCTATTAAGTTCCCGTGCTTCTTCATCTTTTGCATTCTCCATATCTGAACTACCATTCTCATCATCACTCAGAAGAACTATGGTCTCACTATCGCTTGAAACCTTGAGCTCTGGTGGTCTTGCATGACTTCCACTTTCATCATGCTTTGCATTTTCTgactcatcatcatcagcatCCAGGTCCAGTATTTCAGATTCTTGCTTGCTTGTGATCTCAGACTTTAATTGCGACTCATACTTTTGCTTCAGGATAAGAGCAATCATCGAGACTGTCTTACCAAGTCCCTGGAAAAATAGATAGGGGAAAATCACATAACAGAATCACAGATATTAACTaggaaaaaaagttttaattatATGTGACCTGATCAGCTGCTAATATCCCTCCTGAACAGTCTAAACAAGTTGTTTCCTTTCGTAACATCCATGCCAATGCAATTTTctaaaaaagaaataatatttagtaTACAAACCAATTTCAAAAAGCCAATAAATGGTAACAAAAAAGCATATGATATTACCTGATGTCTCATAAGAGGAACTGAAAGAGTACCAGGAGGTAGATCAACTTCTGTCCTGGGTTGATTCAAATTCTGCAGGGTTAAAATTTTTACTCATATCAGTATTGAAATCATACCAAGAGAGAGCCAAAAAACTGTAAAGCGGGTACAAGGGACACAAACAAGACATGCAAGCACAAAAAAGAAGAGCCAAGTGTTCAAGTACCTGTAGTGCATCCTGATAGATCAGCCTCTCAGAATTCTTGTCTTCCCCAATTTCATTTCCAGTCATGTCCACTGGATCGCTTGGACCATGTAAAGGAGAAGCAGATGTTCCATGTGTCATAGAAGAAGGAGGGAGTATCCTAACCCCATTCCCACTAGGAGAAGCATGATTCGTACATCCAGCACTATCTTGACTATTACCCGCAGAGGAAGTAAAACTACTGCTCCCTGAGTTAAAAAAACAAGACAGGACCGGGGGTTGAATTACTCCATAAACCTAACCTCGCCAAGAATGGACAAAAAGATAATAGCAGAGAGTATACCACTAGTTTCTTTCCCAATGAGCTCGTCATCACTACCACTACCACTGcagttgctgctgctgctactACTACTACCTGAACTAATTTGAATATCAGAATCCATCATGGGGTCTCCTCAAACTTGACTCGAGCTTCTAAGAAACTGAATTAGCCTGCGATGCAAGACATTGCTAGCATTATTCAACAAATGCAGCTAATCCATGAAACGTAACTCTTTTCACTGTAATAGGAAACAATTTCAACAGCCTAGAAAAACCCAAGGACACCAAATCAAGCAGAGTAACGAAAACAAAACGAGAAGTACCATGGAGGAAGCAGCAagttggagaagaagagaggaagCCACTGTTCATAGGGTTTATTCCTTTCTCAGTGAACCCAAGAATCTTTCATGACACGACGTAGCAGAAGACgggaaatgtttttcttttacgcTTCGGTAAGAGTTGATTTCTCTATGGGAtacatttttctcttttttgacaCTTTAACACATAATGTGCTGGAAGCATACTTTTATGGTGTACGAGACATCT comes from the Brassica rapa cultivar Chiifu-401-42 chromosome A01, CAAS_Brap_v3.01, whole genome shotgun sequence genome and includes:
- the LOC103836731 gene encoding helicase-like transcription factor CHR27: MMDSDIQISSGSSSSSSSNCSGSGSDDELIGKETSGSSSFTSSAGNSQDSAGCTNHASPSGNGVRILPPSSMTHGTSASPLHGPSDPVDMTGNEIGEDKNSERLIYQDALQNLNQPRTEVDLPPGTLSVPLMRHQKIALAWMLRKETTCLDCSGGILAADQGLGKTVSMIALILKQKYESQLKSEITSKQESEILDLDADDDESENAKHDESGSHARPPELKVSSDSETIVLLSDDENGSSDMENAKDEEARELNSNKRPAAGTLVVCPASVVTQWVRELDEKVSDESKLSVLVYHGGNRTKDPSVLAKYDVVITTYAIVTNEVPKQFLLDEDEDENDDSHSFSNSKKRKVSVSASKNRGSFGGTLSRVGWLRVVLDEAQTIKNHRIQVARACRILRAKRRWCLSGAPIQNTVDDLYSYFRAHEGEEPPSQEPIKTLVFSQWNGMLDLVELCFVENGIEFRRLDGTMSLAARDRAVKEFSNDPDVEVMLMSLKAGNLGLNMVAASHVVSSGGEKENGCIGLW